From Epinephelus lanceolatus isolate andai-2023 chromosome 5, ASM4190304v1, whole genome shotgun sequence, the proteins below share one genomic window:
- the plekha5 gene encoding pleckstrin homology domain-containing family A member 5 isoform X14 gives MNCMVTFSVRHFPCPLSKQATHPNMRTYYFCCDTAKEMESWMKVMTDAALVHSEPVKRLDRLKVEQCGPQEINHVANHRPPLTQPEIQNNELNREADRERTAAVTSATAEEERKQRDAERYGFQKDGAERERPLTKINSIKLQPAQAAAIKANVTSPQTPTEMDGSHRSPQVNGSGEQCPAEGSVVPPQRSPNHEPDRALSRTSSMQQLEQWVRTQRGRNQDDDTRSITSYQTLPRNMPSHRVPYMPHYGDGYCSMPRNSMAQRDSICSISPSLYDQALGPSSVDKRRSMRDDTMWQLFEWQQRQSYGRPQGLYSNMASPKTMINLSEHAAPSHSIPPSPSHGSLSMYGGYSPMRSYNMNSARSEVSSPIYRGDMSIDRRHRPPLNKYAYPPDRRSMPAGIPVQTITAQSLQGKTPEELTLLLIKLRRQQAELNSIREHTVAQLMQLNMDGDNPKNDILSHHLQRNLLYLDNQMKENEPLIAMTHTLIENSAPRPQLYQQLSPEGYREHGYTCMPEEVDIDTKLSRLCEQDKVVRTQEDKLQQLYREKHTLETALLSASQEIEMGSDNPAAMQSVIQQRDLLQSGLLSTCRELSRISSELERSWREYDKLEGDVTLARNNLLEQLEALGSPQTEPPSQQHVRIQKELWRIQDVMEALSKNKAQRTADGVNMYGPKSNFSKHKNEEEDSVPPRPPLPQSYEPNPPNVPPMPSHAGVRPSTLHRPEDRKANHRNGTHSGPDYRLYKSEPELTTVAEVDESNGEDRSEHPSDREHSGNKGGSYPVGIVPPRTKSPVPESSSIASYVTLRKGKRPDPRTERPRSAVEQQLCAAESGRPRMSVEEQLERIRRHQQGALREKKKGLHIRGGSQENTPSRSHSFTKENHYRSVQSQVRRRDEGISSDIQQLEASLRQQEVVREQETPAEEIARLKEASQSDHLNVDRELSVPDKVLIPERYVESDPEEALSPEQEADKQRKVDRIKALIAKNSMQNVLPSMALSPEEDTEVEVTVQEKEKMINISYELAAEASKRSKLVAVKSPSSSSPPLPQSPNTPPQLTDGSHFMCV, from the exons ATGAACTGCATG gTAACTTTCTCTGTGCGTCACTTTCCCTGTCCATTGTCAAAACAGGCAACACATCCCAACATGCGGACATACTATTTTTGCTGCGACACAGCCAAAGAGATGGAGTCTTGGATGAAAGTAATGACAGATGCTGCACTTGTGCATTCAGAGCCAGTCAAAAG GTTGGACAGGCTAAAAGTGGAACAGTGTGGACCACAAGAGATCAACCATGTGGCCAACCACAGGCCGCCGCTCACACAACCTGAAATCCAGAACAATGAACTCAACCGTGAGGCTGACCGTGAGCGCACCGCAGCAGTCACCTCCGCCACagcagaagaggagaggaagcagCGAGACGCCGAACGCTATGGCTTCCAGAAGGACGGGGCGGAGCGTGAACGCCCGCTCACAAAGATCAACAGCATCAAACTGCAGCCAGCGCAGGCAGCAGCCATCAAGGCCAACGTCACCTCGCCACAGACTCCGACAGAAATGGACGGGTCACACCGCAGCCCCCAGGTCAATGGATCTGGTGAGCAGTGTCCAGCTGAAGGGAGTGTAGTCCCTCCTCAGCGAAGTCCCAACCATGAGCCAGACCGCGCCCTTAGTAGGACCAGCTCTATGCAGCAACTGGAGCAGTGGGTCCGCACACAGAGAGGACGCAACCAGGATGATGACACCAGGAG CATCACATCGTACCAGACGCTGCCAAGAAACATGCCAAGCCATCGGGTACCTTACATGCCTCATTATGGCGACGGCTACTGCAGCATGCCCAGGAATAGCATGGCGCAACGGGACAGCATCTGCAGCATATCGCCATCACTGTACGACCAGGCCCTGGGTCCCTCGTCAGTCGACAAGCGCCGCTCCATGCGCGACGACACCATGTGGCAGTTATTTGAGTGGCAGCAAAGGCAGAGCTATGGCAGGCCGCAGGGGCTCTACAGCAATATGGCCAGTCCCAAGACCATGATCAACCTGTCGGAGCACGCCGCACCGAGCCACTCCATCCCCCCCTCGCCCTCCCACGGCTCCCTGTCTATGTACGGCGGCTACTCTCCGATGCGATCCTACAACATGAACAGTGCTCGTTCAGAGGTGTCTTCTCCTATTTACAGAGGAGACATGAGCATCGACAGGCGGCACAGGCCACCACTCAACAAG TATGCCTACCCACCTGATAGGAGGTCTATGCCTGCAGGGATTCCAGTCCAGACTATCACTGCCCAGTCTCTCCAAGGCAAAACA CCTGAGGAACTGACTCTGCTGCTGATAAAGCTGCGGCGGCAGCAGGCAGAGCTAAACAGTATCCGGGAGCACACTGTAGCACAGCTTATGCAACTAAACATGGATGGCGACAACCCAAAG AACGACATTCTCTCCCATCACCTCCAAAGGAACCTCTTGTATTTGGACAATCAG ATGAAGGAAAATGAGCCTTTAATCGCCATGACTCACACTTTGATTGAGAACTCTGCCCCAAGGCCTCAACTTTACCAGCAA TTGAGTCCAGAAGGCTACAGGGAGCATGGCTATACATGTATGCCAGAAGAAGTGGACATTGAT ACCAAACTTAGCAGACTGTGTGAGCAGGACAAAGTGGTGAGGACGCAGGAGGACAAACTTCAGCAGCTGTACAGAGAGAAG CACACCCTGGAGACAGCACTGCTTTCAGCCAGCCAGGAGATAGAGATGGGCTCTGATAACCCTGCTGCCATGCAGAGTGTTATCCAGCAGAGAGACTTACTGCAGAGCGGCCTGCTCAGCACCTGCAGAGAACTCTCCAGAATCTCATCT GAGTTGGAGCGGTCGTGGAGGGAATATGACAAGTTGGAAGGAGATGTGACTCTGGCTAGGAACAACCTCCTGGAGCAGCTTGAAGCACTGGGAAGCCCTCAG ACCGAGCCGCCCAGCCAGCAACATGTCCGCATCCAGAAAGAACTTTGGAGGATTCAGGATGTGATGGAGGCGCTCAGTAAAAATAAAGCTCAGAGAACTGCTGATGGTGTGAACATGTATGGGCCCAAGAGCAACTTCAGCAAGCACAAAAATGAG GAGGAGGACTCGGTACCCCCGCGGCCACCCTTACCCCAGTCCTATGAGCCCAACCCCCCCAACGTGCCCCCTATGCCCTCTCATGCTGGTGTGCGCCCTTCAACGCTCCACAGGCCGGAGGACAGGAAGGCCAATCACAGGAATGGCACGCACAGC GGTCCAGACTACAGGCTGTACAAGAGTGAACCAGAGCTCACCACAGTGGCAGAAGTGGATGAGAGCAACGGTGAGGACAGATCCGAACACCCGTCTGATAGAGAACATTCTGGAAACAAAG GGGGGTCCTACCCAGTCGGCATCGTCCCACCTAGGACCAAATCTCCAGTGCCTGAGTCTTCCTCCATAGCTTCATATGTTACTTTAAGAAAAGGCAAGAGGCCTGACCCCAGGACG GAGCGTCCACGCAGTGCGGtggagcagcagctgtgtgCTGCAGAGAGCGGCCGGCCCAGGATGAGCGTGGAGGAGCAGCTGGAGAGGATCCGCCGCCACCAGCAGGGTGCCCtcagggagaaaaagaaaggcCTCCACATCCGGGGCGGCAGCCAGGAGAACACGCCCTCTCGCAGTCACTCATTTACAAAAGAAAACCATTATCGCAGCGTGCAG tctCAAGTGAGGCGCAGAGATGAGGGGATAAGCAGTGacattcagcagctggaggcctCACTCAGGCAGCAGGAGGTGGTGAGGGAGCAGGAGACGCCTGCAGAGGAGATCGCCCGTCTCAAAGAAGCCTCACAGTCTGACCATTTAAATGTGGACCGAGAG CTCTCTGTGCCTGACAAAGTGTTGATTCCTGAGCGTTACGTGGAGTCAGACCCCGAGGAGGCTCTGAGCCCTGAGCAGGAGGCTGATAAGCAGAGGAAGGTTGATCGCATCAAAGCCCTCATAGCCAAAAACAG CATGCAGAATGTGCTGCCTAGTATGGCTCTGAGCCCGGAGGAGGACACTGAAGTGGAGGTTACCGTACAGGAGAAAGAGAagatgattaatatctcctacGAGCTGGCAGCAGAGGCCTCCAAGCGCAGCAAGCTGGTTGCAG TGAAAAGCCCGTCGTCCTCTTCCCCACCCCTTCCACAGTCTCCTAACACACCCCCTCAACTCACTGATGGGTCTCACTTCATGTGTGTGTAG
- the plekha5 gene encoding pleckstrin homology domain-containing family A member 5 isoform X13: protein MSEASNYTGGSDHAANPSSPAGRPSRPSKKIHNFGKRSNSIRRNPSAPVVKRNWLYKQDSTGMKLWKKRWFVLSDLCLFYYRDEKEEGILGSILLPSFRVSMLSVDDHINRKYAFKATHPNMRTYYFCCDTAKEMESWMKVMTDAALVHSEPVKRLDRLKVEQCGPQEINHVANHRPPLTQPEIQNNELNREADRERTAAVTSATAEEERKQRDAERYGFQKDGAERERPLTKINSIKLQPAQAAAIKANVTSPQTPTEMDGSHRSPQVNGSGEQCPAEGSVVPPQRSPNHEPDRALSRTSSMQQLEQWVRTQRGRNQDDDTRSITSYQTLPRNMPSHRVPYMPHYGDGYCSMPRNSMAQRDSICSISPSLYDQALGPSSVDKRRSMRDDTMWQLFEWQQRQSYGRPQGLYSNMASPKTMINLSEHAAPSHSIPPSPSHGSLSMYGGYSPMRSYNMNSARSEVSSPIYRGDMSIDRRHRPPLNKYAYPPDRRSMPAGIPVQTITAQSLQGKTPEELTLLLIKLRRQQAELNSIREHTVAQLMQLNMDGDNPKNDILSHHLQRNLLYLDNQMKENEPLIAMTHTLIENSAPRPQLYQQLSPEGYREHGYTCMPEEVDIDTKLSRLCEQDKVVRTQEDKLQQLYREKHTLETALLSASQEIEMGSDNPAAMQSVIQQRDLLQSGLLSTCRELSRISSELERSWREYDKLEGDVTLARNNLLEQLEALGSPQTEPPSQQHVRIQKELWRIQDVMEALSKNKAQRTADGVNMYGPKSNFSKHKNEEEDSVPPRPPLPQSYEPNPPNVPPMPSHAGVRPSTLHRPEDRKANHRNGTHSGPDYRLYKSEPELTTVAEVDESNGEDRSEHPSDREHSGNKGGSYPVGIVPPRTKSPVPESSSIASYVTLRKGKRPDPRTERPRSAVEQQLCAAESGRPRMSVEEQLERIRRHQQGALREKKKGLHIRGGSQENTPSRSHSFTKENHYRSVQSQVRRRDEGISSDIQQLEASLRQQEVVREQETPAEEIARLKEASQSDHLNVDRELSVPDKVLIPERYVESDPEEALSPEQEADKQRKVDRIKALIAKNSMQNVLPSMALSPEEDTEVEVTVQEKEKMINISYELAAEASKRSKLVAVKSPSSSSPPLPQSPNTPPQLTDGSHFMCV from the exons GACAGCACAGGGATGAAGCTGTGGAAGAAGAGGTGGTTTGTGCTGTCCGACCTGTGCCTCTTCTACTACAGAG atgAAAAAGAGGAGGGGATACTTGGCAGCATCCTCCTACCAAGCTTTCGTGTTTCCATGCTGTCTGTGGATGATCATATTAACAGAAAATATGCCTTCAAG GCAACACATCCCAACATGCGGACATACTATTTTTGCTGCGACACAGCCAAAGAGATGGAGTCTTGGATGAAAGTAATGACAGATGCTGCACTTGTGCATTCAGAGCCAGTCAAAAG GTTGGACAGGCTAAAAGTGGAACAGTGTGGACCACAAGAGATCAACCATGTGGCCAACCACAGGCCGCCGCTCACACAACCTGAAATCCAGAACAATGAACTCAACCGTGAGGCTGACCGTGAGCGCACCGCAGCAGTCACCTCCGCCACagcagaagaggagaggaagcagCGAGACGCCGAACGCTATGGCTTCCAGAAGGACGGGGCGGAGCGTGAACGCCCGCTCACAAAGATCAACAGCATCAAACTGCAGCCAGCGCAGGCAGCAGCCATCAAGGCCAACGTCACCTCGCCACAGACTCCGACAGAAATGGACGGGTCACACCGCAGCCCCCAGGTCAATGGATCTGGTGAGCAGTGTCCAGCTGAAGGGAGTGTAGTCCCTCCTCAGCGAAGTCCCAACCATGAGCCAGACCGCGCCCTTAGTAGGACCAGCTCTATGCAGCAACTGGAGCAGTGGGTCCGCACACAGAGAGGACGCAACCAGGATGATGACACCAGGAG CATCACATCGTACCAGACGCTGCCAAGAAACATGCCAAGCCATCGGGTACCTTACATGCCTCATTATGGCGACGGCTACTGCAGCATGCCCAGGAATAGCATGGCGCAACGGGACAGCATCTGCAGCATATCGCCATCACTGTACGACCAGGCCCTGGGTCCCTCGTCAGTCGACAAGCGCCGCTCCATGCGCGACGACACCATGTGGCAGTTATTTGAGTGGCAGCAAAGGCAGAGCTATGGCAGGCCGCAGGGGCTCTACAGCAATATGGCCAGTCCCAAGACCATGATCAACCTGTCGGAGCACGCCGCACCGAGCCACTCCATCCCCCCCTCGCCCTCCCACGGCTCCCTGTCTATGTACGGCGGCTACTCTCCGATGCGATCCTACAACATGAACAGTGCTCGTTCAGAGGTGTCTTCTCCTATTTACAGAGGAGACATGAGCATCGACAGGCGGCACAGGCCACCACTCAACAAG TATGCCTACCCACCTGATAGGAGGTCTATGCCTGCAGGGATTCCAGTCCAGACTATCACTGCCCAGTCTCTCCAAGGCAAAACA CCTGAGGAACTGACTCTGCTGCTGATAAAGCTGCGGCGGCAGCAGGCAGAGCTAAACAGTATCCGGGAGCACACTGTAGCACAGCTTATGCAACTAAACATGGATGGCGACAACCCAAAG AACGACATTCTCTCCCATCACCTCCAAAGGAACCTCTTGTATTTGGACAATCAG ATGAAGGAAAATGAGCCTTTAATCGCCATGACTCACACTTTGATTGAGAACTCTGCCCCAAGGCCTCAACTTTACCAGCAA TTGAGTCCAGAAGGCTACAGGGAGCATGGCTATACATGTATGCCAGAAGAAGTGGACATTGAT ACCAAACTTAGCAGACTGTGTGAGCAGGACAAAGTGGTGAGGACGCAGGAGGACAAACTTCAGCAGCTGTACAGAGAGAAG CACACCCTGGAGACAGCACTGCTTTCAGCCAGCCAGGAGATAGAGATGGGCTCTGATAACCCTGCTGCCATGCAGAGTGTTATCCAGCAGAGAGACTTACTGCAGAGCGGCCTGCTCAGCACCTGCAGAGAACTCTCCAGAATCTCATCT GAGTTGGAGCGGTCGTGGAGGGAATATGACAAGTTGGAAGGAGATGTGACTCTGGCTAGGAACAACCTCCTGGAGCAGCTTGAAGCACTGGGAAGCCCTCAG ACCGAGCCGCCCAGCCAGCAACATGTCCGCATCCAGAAAGAACTTTGGAGGATTCAGGATGTGATGGAGGCGCTCAGTAAAAATAAAGCTCAGAGAACTGCTGATGGTGTGAACATGTATGGGCCCAAGAGCAACTTCAGCAAGCACAAAAATGAG GAGGAGGACTCGGTACCCCCGCGGCCACCCTTACCCCAGTCCTATGAGCCCAACCCCCCCAACGTGCCCCCTATGCCCTCTCATGCTGGTGTGCGCCCTTCAACGCTCCACAGGCCGGAGGACAGGAAGGCCAATCACAGGAATGGCACGCACAGC GGTCCAGACTACAGGCTGTACAAGAGTGAACCAGAGCTCACCACAGTGGCAGAAGTGGATGAGAGCAACGGTGAGGACAGATCCGAACACCCGTCTGATAGAGAACATTCTGGAAACAAAG GGGGGTCCTACCCAGTCGGCATCGTCCCACCTAGGACCAAATCTCCAGTGCCTGAGTCTTCCTCCATAGCTTCATATGTTACTTTAAGAAAAGGCAAGAGGCCTGACCCCAGGACG GAGCGTCCACGCAGTGCGGtggagcagcagctgtgtgCTGCAGAGAGCGGCCGGCCCAGGATGAGCGTGGAGGAGCAGCTGGAGAGGATCCGCCGCCACCAGCAGGGTGCCCtcagggagaaaaagaaaggcCTCCACATCCGGGGCGGCAGCCAGGAGAACACGCCCTCTCGCAGTCACTCATTTACAAAAGAAAACCATTATCGCAGCGTGCAG tctCAAGTGAGGCGCAGAGATGAGGGGATAAGCAGTGacattcagcagctggaggcctCACTCAGGCAGCAGGAGGTGGTGAGGGAGCAGGAGACGCCTGCAGAGGAGATCGCCCGTCTCAAAGAAGCCTCACAGTCTGACCATTTAAATGTGGACCGAGAG CTCTCTGTGCCTGACAAAGTGTTGATTCCTGAGCGTTACGTGGAGTCAGACCCCGAGGAGGCTCTGAGCCCTGAGCAGGAGGCTGATAAGCAGAGGAAGGTTGATCGCATCAAAGCCCTCATAGCCAAAAACAG CATGCAGAATGTGCTGCCTAGTATGGCTCTGAGCCCGGAGGAGGACACTGAAGTGGAGGTTACCGTACAGGAGAAAGAGAagatgattaatatctcctacGAGCTGGCAGCAGAGGCCTCCAAGCGCAGCAAGCTGGTTGCAG TGAAAAGCCCGTCGTCCTCTTCCCCACCCCTTCCACAGTCTCCTAACACACCCCCTCAACTCACTGATGGGTCTCACTTCATGTGTGTGTAG